One Nocardia farcinica genomic region harbors:
- a CDS encoding biotin--[acetyl-CoA-carboxylase] ligase, producing the protein MQSPSSDASRRPPLDVTRLRRGVESPELSLFSRVEVVEATGSTNADLIARASDPGAAGTVLLAETQQAGRGRHARSWTSPPRAQIAMSMLVRPRGLEPAVLGWLPLLTGVAVVDALRAAAGVPADLKWPNDVLIGGRKVAGILAEVAASGGTPAVVVGVGVNVSLSAAELPVPHAISLELAGAAQVDRTAVVLAILAEFSRRFDAWRQAGWDTTELAAAYRERCATIGAQVMAELPGGRTLTGIATGIDDAGRLLIGDDAVSAGDVTHLRGQY; encoded by the coding sequence GTGCAAAGCCCTTCGTCGGATGCGTCACGGCGCCCGCCCCTGGATGTGACCCGGCTGCGGCGCGGTGTCGAATCACCGGAGTTGTCGTTGTTCTCGCGGGTCGAGGTGGTCGAGGCCACCGGATCGACCAACGCCGACCTGATCGCGCGGGCGAGCGACCCCGGCGCGGCGGGCACCGTCCTGCTCGCCGAGACGCAGCAGGCCGGGCGCGGCAGGCACGCCCGCAGCTGGACCAGCCCGCCGCGTGCGCAGATCGCCATGTCGATGCTGGTGCGCCCGCGCGGGCTCGAGCCCGCGGTGCTCGGCTGGCTGCCGCTGCTGACCGGGGTGGCCGTGGTGGACGCGCTGCGCGCCGCCGCGGGCGTGCCCGCGGATCTCAAGTGGCCCAACGACGTGCTCATCGGCGGGCGCAAGGTCGCGGGCATCCTGGCCGAGGTCGCCGCGAGCGGCGGCACTCCCGCGGTGGTGGTCGGCGTCGGCGTCAACGTCAGCCTCTCGGCGGCGGAACTGCCCGTGCCCCATGCCATCTCGCTCGAGCTCGCCGGTGCGGCCCAGGTGGACCGCACCGCGGTGGTGCTGGCGATCCTCGCCGAGTTCTCCCGCCGGTTCGACGCCTGGCGCCAGGCGGGCTGGGACACCACCGAACTCGCGGCCGCCTACCGGGAGCGGTGCGCCACCATCGGCGCCCAGGTCATGGCCGAACTGCCGGGTGGGCGCACGCTCACCGGCATCGCCACCGGCATCGACGACGCCGGGCGTTTGCTGATCGGCGACGACGCGGTCTCCGCGGGCGACGTCACGCATCTGCGCGGACAGTACTGA
- a CDS encoding GtrA family protein has protein sequence MSIADDAVSVLPEPLREIAYRHHELIKFAIVGATTFVIDSGIFYALKWTVLTEKPVTAKIISGVVAVIASYVLNREWSFKNRGGRERHHEALLFFVVSGIGVALSNIPLWISSYVFDLRQPAVSFTVENIADFVSAFIIGNLLQMAFRFWAMRRWVFPDEMGELEAELEELMEEEQLGRS, from the coding sequence GTGTCCATTGCCGACGACGCGGTCAGCGTCCTCCCCGAGCCCTTGCGGGAGATCGCCTACCGCCACCACGAGCTGATCAAGTTCGCCATCGTCGGGGCCACCACCTTCGTCATCGACAGCGGCATCTTCTATGCCCTGAAGTGGACCGTGCTCACCGAGAAGCCGGTCACCGCCAAGATCATCTCCGGCGTCGTCGCCGTGATCGCCTCCTACGTGCTCAACCGCGAATGGTCGTTCAAGAATCGCGGCGGCCGCGAGCGCCATCACGAGGCCCTGCTGTTCTTCGTGGTCAGCGGCATCGGCGTGGCGTTGAGCAACATCCCGCTGTGGATCTCGAGCTACGTGTTCGACCTGCGGCAACCCGCGGTCAGTTTCACCGTGGAGAACATCGCCGATTTCGTCAGCGCCTTCATCATCGGCAACCTGCTGCAGATGGCGTTCCGGTTCTGGGCCATGCGCCGCTGGGTGTTCCCCGACGAGATGGGGGAACTGGAGGCCGAGCTCGAGGAGCTCATGGAGGAAGAGCAGCTCGGGCGCAGCTGA
- a CDS encoding helix-turn-helix domain-containing protein, with amino-acid sequence MSPTHAAKRIEPGTIDAELAARAMRRIKDYLVKHPAEETVPVTAETGPDEPLVLPRAVVDMVAFILAQAAAGRGVSLVPSNAELTTQQAADILNVSRPYVVGLLESGEIPFRLVGTHRRIRFDDLKEYQRRSEGHSRAAADELSDLGQELGI; translated from the coding sequence ATGTCTCCAACCCACGCAGCCAAACGCATCGAGCCAGGCACCATCGACGCCGAGCTCGCCGCCCGAGCGATGCGGCGGATCAAGGACTACCTGGTAAAGCACCCCGCCGAAGAAACGGTCCCGGTAACCGCGGAAACGGGGCCGGACGAGCCGCTGGTTCTGCCGCGTGCCGTGGTGGACATGGTTGCGTTCATCCTCGCCCAAGCGGCCGCCGGACGAGGCGTGTCCCTCGTTCCGTCCAACGCCGAACTGACCACCCAGCAGGCTGCGGACATTCTGAACGTCTCCCGCCCCTATGTCGTCGGGCTCCTGGAATCGGGCGAGATCCCGTTCCGACTGGTGGGCACCCACCGCCGCATCAGGTTCGATGACTTGAAGGAGTACCAGCGGCGTAGCGAGGGACACAGCCGCGCCGCCGCCGACGAATTGTCCGACCTCGGTCAGGAGCTCGGCATCTGA
- a CDS encoding GNAT family N-acetyltransferase — translation MTTRLEHNAADTRYEIYVDDTLAGYADYAEREDAKVRDFHHTITFPEFRGQGIAGKVVEYALDDTRAAGFTVVPTCWYVEKFIAEHREYADLLAP, via the coding sequence ATGACGACCAGGCTCGAGCACAACGCCGCCGACACCCGCTACGAGATCTACGTCGACGACACCCTCGCCGGGTACGCCGACTACGCCGAGCGGGAGGACGCCAAGGTCCGCGACTTCCACCACACGATCACCTTCCCGGAGTTCCGCGGGCAGGGCATCGCGGGCAAGGTCGTCGAATACGCCCTCGACGACACCAGGGCCGCGGGCTTCACGGTCGTCCCCACCTGCTGGTATGTGGAGAAGTTCATCGCCGAGCACCGCGAATACGCCGACCTGCTCGCCCCGTAG
- a CDS encoding sensor histidine kinase, translating into MRRRILRSMLAVLTITTVVLGVPLTYLAWLWVEDITRNDLRNRLDRIAAEVVAQEGVDGMVHGGLDVRAVRALVPVNGKLTVVYPAPQDNASRVDLGAAHVDDPLVESLAMGTSGSLRLEVPAAPMKEMQRQAVAVVALAVLASLGAAASVAVVTARRVADPLRDVAARAARLAMGDFRPDPRRHGIAELDRVSDVLDSATVEIAGRLQREHALVADVSHQLRSRLTAVRLRLDELSAHTDPEVVHEAEEAMAQVDRLTEAIDDLVRASRDEDAADRDPIAVLEELRGVVEEWKHPFDEAGRALLLAGDETLRAPVTASRLREAVTVLVDNALMHGDGTCTVSVRSVRPGYGREPLVCVEVADEGEGVRDELAPHIFDRGFSAGGSTGVGLALARALIEADGGRLELQRRRPALFRVFLGSSAPNRPVAITPEPR; encoded by the coding sequence GTGCGCCGCCGGATCCTGCGGTCCATGCTGGCCGTGCTGACCATCACCACGGTCGTGCTCGGCGTGCCGCTGACCTACCTGGCGTGGCTGTGGGTGGAGGACATCACCCGCAACGATCTGCGCAATCGCCTGGACCGCATCGCCGCCGAGGTGGTGGCCCAGGAAGGTGTCGACGGGATGGTGCACGGCGGGCTCGACGTGCGGGCGGTACGTGCGCTGGTGCCGGTGAACGGCAAGCTGACCGTCGTCTATCCGGCCCCCCAGGACAACGCCTCCCGGGTCGACCTCGGCGCGGCACACGTCGACGATCCGCTGGTGGAGTCGCTGGCCATGGGCACCTCGGGTTCGCTGCGGCTCGAGGTGCCCGCGGCGCCGATGAAGGAGATGCAGCGCCAGGCGGTCGCGGTGGTGGCGTTGGCGGTGCTGGCCTCGCTCGGCGCCGCCGCCAGTGTCGCGGTGGTCACCGCGCGCCGGGTCGCCGACCCGCTGCGTGACGTCGCGGCCCGGGCGGCGCGCCTGGCGATGGGCGATTTCCGTCCCGATCCGCGCAGGCACGGCATCGCCGAACTCGACCGCGTCTCCGACGTGCTCGACTCGGCGACGGTGGAGATCGCCGGCCGCCTGCAACGCGAGCACGCGCTCGTCGCCGACGTCTCCCATCAGCTGCGCAGCAGGCTCACCGCGGTGCGGTTGCGGCTGGACGAGCTGTCCGCGCACACCGACCCGGAGGTGGTGCACGAGGCCGAGGAGGCGATGGCGCAGGTCGACCGGCTCACCGAGGCCATCGACGATCTGGTGCGCGCCTCCCGCGACGAGGACGCCGCCGACCGCGACCCCATCGCGGTGCTGGAGGAGCTGCGCGGTGTCGTCGAGGAGTGGAAGCACCCCTTCGACGAGGCGGGCCGTGCCCTACTGCTGGCCGGGGACGAGACGCTGCGTGCGCCGGTGACCGCGTCCCGGCTGCGCGAGGCGGTGACCGTGCTGGTCGACAACGCGCTCATGCACGGCGACGGCACCTGCACCGTCTCGGTGCGCTCGGTGCGCCCCGGCTACGGCCGCGAGCCGCTGGTGTGCGTGGAGGTCGCCGACGAAGGGGAGGGTGTGCGCGACGAACTCGCCCCGCACATCTTCGATCGCGGCTTCTCCGCGGGCGGTTCGACCGGCGTCGGCCTCGCGCTGGCGCGCGCCCTTATCGAGGCCGACGGCGGCAGGCTCGAACTGCAGCGCCGTCGCCCCGCGTTGTTCCGGGTGTTCCTGGGGTCCTCCGCGCCGAACCGGCCGGTCGCGATCACCCCCGAGCCGCGTTGA
- a CDS encoding acyl-CoA dehydrogenase yields MAGNPDFDLFKLEDFHDELRAAIRALAEKEIAPYAKDVDGNSRFPEEALSALNAAGFNAVHVPDAYGGQGADSVATCIVIEEVARVCGSSSLIPAVNKLGTMGLILNGSEELKQKVLPDIVNGEMASYALSEREAGSDAASMRTRARQDGDDWILNGSKCWITNGGKSSWYTVMAVTDPDKGANGISAFMVHKDDEGFVVGPLEHKLGIKGSPTAELYFENCRIPGDRIIGEPGTGFKTALQTLDHTRPTIGAQAVGLAQGALDAAIAYTKDRKQFGQAIADFQNTQFMLADMAMKIEAARLMVYTSAARAERGEKNLGFISAAAKCFASDVAMEVTTNAVQLFGGAGYTTDFPVERMMRDAKITQIYEGTNQIQRVVMSRALLRG; encoded by the coding sequence ATGGCGGGAAACCCCGATTTCGATCTGTTCAAGCTCGAAGACTTCCATGACGAACTGCGTGCGGCCATCCGCGCGCTGGCGGAGAAGGAGATCGCGCCCTACGCCAAGGACGTCGACGGCAACTCGCGCTTCCCCGAGGAGGCGCTGAGCGCGCTCAACGCCGCGGGCTTCAACGCCGTGCACGTGCCCGACGCCTACGGCGGGCAGGGTGCCGACTCGGTCGCCACCTGCATCGTGATCGAGGAGGTCGCCCGCGTCTGTGGTTCGTCCTCGCTCATCCCCGCGGTCAACAAGCTCGGCACCATGGGCCTGATCCTCAACGGCTCCGAGGAGCTCAAGCAGAAGGTGCTGCCCGACATCGTCAACGGCGAGATGGCCTCCTACGCGCTGTCCGAGCGTGAGGCGGGCTCCGACGCCGCGAGCATGCGCACCCGCGCCCGCCAGGACGGCGACGACTGGATCCTCAACGGTTCCAAGTGCTGGATCACCAACGGCGGCAAGTCGTCCTGGTACACCGTGATGGCGGTGACCGACCCCGACAAGGGCGCCAACGGCATCTCCGCGTTCATGGTCCACAAGGACGACGAGGGCTTCGTGGTCGGCCCGCTCGAGCACAAGCTCGGCATCAAGGGTTCGCCGACCGCCGAACTGTACTTCGAGAACTGCCGCATCCCGGGCGACCGCATCATCGGCGAGCCCGGCACCGGCTTCAAGACCGCGCTGCAGACCCTCGACCACACCCGCCCGACCATCGGCGCGCAGGCCGTCGGCCTGGCCCAGGGTGCGCTCGACGCCGCGATCGCCTACACCAAGGACCGCAAGCAGTTCGGCCAGGCCATCGCCGATTTCCAGAACACCCAGTTCATGCTGGCCGACATGGCGATGAAGATCGAGGCGGCCCGTCTCATGGTCTACACCTCGGCCGCCCGTGCCGAGCGCGGTGAGAAGAACCTCGGCTTCATCTCCGCCGCCGCCAAGTGCTTCGCCTCCGATGTGGCGATGGAGGTCACCACCAACGCCGTGCAGCTCTTCGGCGGCGCGGGCTACACCACCGACTTCCCGGTCGAGCGCATGATGCGCGACGCGAAGATCACTCAGATCTACGAGGGCACCAACCAGATCCAGCGCGTGGTCATGAGCCGCGCCCTGCTGCGCGGCTGA
- a CDS encoding PIN domain-containing protein has translation MPFIALYDANVLYGNTLRDMLIRLARSGVVQAKWTDAILDETMRTLAAKRPDIAESKLNRLRELIVAAVPDCLVEGYEPLIAGLRLPDPDDRHVLAAAIKAGAQVIVTANLADFPAAQLRQWDIEARGPDEFVLDQVHLDDRVVWACVQQIADSRRNPPETVDDVLEALESAGLVESVAALRTGR, from the coding sequence ATGCCGTTCATCGCCCTGTACGACGCGAATGTTCTCTACGGCAACACGCTGCGCGACATGCTGATCCGCCTCGCTCGATCCGGGGTCGTCCAGGCGAAATGGACCGATGCGATCCTCGACGAGACCATGCGGACACTAGCGGCGAAGCGACCCGACATCGCCGAATCCAAGCTGAACCGCCTGCGCGAACTGATCGTCGCGGCCGTACCCGATTGCCTGGTCGAGGGTTACGAGCCGTTGATCGCCGGACTCCGGTTACCCGACCCCGACGACCGGCACGTGCTGGCGGCCGCGATCAAGGCGGGCGCCCAGGTGATAGTCACCGCCAACCTGGCCGACTTCCCCGCTGCCCAGCTGCGGCAGTGGGACATCGAGGCACGAGGCCCGGACGAGTTCGTCCTCGACCAAGTGCACCTCGACGATCGCGTGGTGTGGGCCTGCGTCCAACAGATCGCGGATTCTCGCCGCAACCCTCCCGAGACCGTCGACGACGTGCTCGAGGCACTCGAGAGCGCCGGCTTGGTCGAATCCGTCGCCGCGTTGCGGACTGGGCGGTAA
- a CDS encoding PH domain-containing protein — translation MGYPEDVLAPDEHLILHRHPHWKMLFWPIVTLIVATALAGFAGGLAYRTTEGTLRTALLILVPALWAVVVVWRVVAPVLAWKSTHFIVTERRVLVRQGVVTHTGIDIPMSRISSVQFRHGLFDRLLGTGTLIIGSSSEEPLEYDDIPAVQKVHALLYYQVFEAQREH, via the coding sequence ATGGGTTACCCGGAGGATGTGCTCGCGCCCGACGAGCACCTGATACTCCACCGCCATCCGCATTGGAAGATGCTGTTCTGGCCCATCGTGACGCTCATCGTCGCCACGGCCCTCGCAGGATTCGCCGGCGGACTCGCCTACCGCACCACCGAGGGCACGCTGCGGACCGCGCTGTTGATCCTGGTGCCCGCGCTGTGGGCGGTTGTGGTGGTGTGGCGCGTGGTCGCGCCCGTGCTCGCCTGGAAGTCAACGCATTTCATCGTCACCGAGCGCCGGGTGCTGGTGCGGCAGGGCGTGGTGACCCACACCGGCATCGACATCCCGATGAGCCGCATCTCCAGCGTGCAGTTCCGCCACGGGCTCTTCGACCGGCTGCTCGGGACCGGCACCCTGATCATCGGCTCGTCGTCGGAGGAGCCGCTGGAATACGACGACATCCCGGCCGTGCAGAAGGTGCACGCGCTGCTCTACTACCAGGTGTTCGAGGCGCAGCGCGAGCACTGA
- a CDS encoding 5-(carboxyamino)imidazole ribonucleotide synthase, producing MSTRSFDPATMPTVTMIGGGQLARMTHQAAIALGQRLRVLAEKVDDPAAQVSPEVVLGSHTDLAALRKAAVGSHALTFDHEHVPTEHLEVLVAEGVNVAPPPTALVYAQDKLAMRTRLAELGLPVPAFTAVTAPAEAIAFGDEHGWPFVLKAVRGGYDGRGVWMPADATEAERLVTDQLARGTRLLAEAKVDLRRELSAMVARSPFGQAATWPVVETVQRNGQCAVVIAPAPDLPDEIATAAETMALNLARELGVVGVMAVELFETHAGELLVNELAMRPHNSGHWGMDGARTGQFEQHLRAVLDYPLGDTAPLAPVTVMANILGAPEAPAMSMDERLHHLFARMPEAKVHLYGKGERPDRKIGHVNVLGDDVAVVREKAERAAHWMSHAVWTDGWDPHE from the coding sequence GTGAGCACCCGTAGCTTCGATCCCGCGACCATGCCCACCGTCACCATGATCGGCGGCGGGCAGTTGGCACGGATGACCCACCAGGCCGCGATCGCCCTCGGCCAGCGGCTGCGGGTACTGGCCGAGAAGGTCGACGACCCGGCCGCCCAGGTCAGTCCCGAGGTCGTGCTCGGTTCGCACACCGATCTGGCCGCGCTGCGCAAGGCGGCCGTCGGCTCGCACGCGCTGACCTTCGACCACGAGCACGTGCCGACCGAACATCTCGAGGTGCTGGTCGCCGAGGGCGTCAACGTCGCGCCGCCGCCCACCGCGCTGGTCTACGCCCAGGACAAGCTGGCCATGCGCACCCGGCTCGCGGAACTCGGCCTGCCGGTACCCGCGTTCACCGCCGTCACCGCGCCCGCCGAGGCGATCGCCTTCGGCGACGAGCACGGCTGGCCGTTCGTGCTCAAGGCCGTCCGCGGCGGCTACGACGGGCGCGGGGTGTGGATGCCCGCCGACGCCACCGAGGCCGAGCGGCTGGTCACCGACCAGCTCGCCCGCGGCACCCGGTTGCTGGCCGAGGCGAAGGTGGACCTGCGTCGTGAGCTGTCGGCGATGGTGGCCCGCTCGCCCTTCGGGCAGGCCGCGACCTGGCCGGTGGTGGAGACCGTGCAGCGCAACGGGCAGTGCGCGGTGGTCATCGCGCCCGCGCCCGATCTGCCCGACGAGATCGCGACCGCGGCGGAGACGATGGCGCTGAACCTGGCTCGTGAACTCGGCGTCGTCGGGGTGATGGCGGTCGAGCTGTTCGAGACCCACGCGGGCGAGCTGCTGGTCAACGAGCTGGCCATGCGTCCGCACAACTCCGGCCACTGGGGCATGGACGGCGCCCGGACCGGTCAGTTCGAGCAGCACCTGCGCGCGGTGCTGGACTATCCGCTCGGCGACACCGCGCCGCTGGCGCCGGTCACCGTGATGGCGAACATCCTCGGCGCGCCCGAGGCGCCGGCGATGTCGATGGACGAGCGGCTGCACCACCTGTTCGCCCGGATGCCCGAGGCCAAGGTGCACCTGTACGGCAAGGGGGAGCGGCCCGACCGCAAGATCGGGCACGTCAACGTGCTCGGCGACGACGTCGCCGTGGTGCGGGAGAAAGCAGAGCGGGCGGCGCACTGGATGTCGCACGCCGTTTGGACCGACGGATGGGATCCGCATGAGTGA
- a CDS encoding FAD-binding oxidoreductase: MDLHDLAAALSDGALHTDRDLLESYRQDWAKDPAAGVPLALVRAAGTADVVATLRWANEHRVPVVPRGAGSGLSGGATALDGGIVVSTERMRAITVDPVTRTAVVQPGLLNAEVKRAVAEYGLWYPPDPSSFEMCSIGGNAATNAGGLCCVKYGVTTDYVLGMEVVLADGTPVRLGGPRLKDSAGLSLTKLFVGSEGTLGIITELTLRLLPAQPRQSTVVASFADLSAATEAILAITAALRPSMLEFMDSVAINAVEDELRMGLDRSAAALLVARSDAPGEFAAREAELMAEACEKSGATEVFHTEDAQEGEAFTAARRFAIPAVERLGPLLLEDVGVPLPRLGELVTGIAEIARRNEVTVSVIAHAGDGNTHPLIVHDPTDADNTARAHRAFGEIMELAIALGGTITGEHGVGRLKKAWLPDQLGPDVIALTKRIKDALDPHGILNPGAIL; the protein is encoded by the coding sequence GTGGACCTGCACGACCTTGCTGCCGCGCTGTCCGACGGCGCCCTGCACACCGACCGCGACCTGCTGGAATCCTACCGACAGGACTGGGCCAAGGATCCCGCCGCCGGCGTACCGCTGGCGCTGGTCCGCGCGGCCGGAACCGCCGATGTGGTGGCGACCCTGCGCTGGGCGAACGAGCATCGGGTGCCGGTGGTGCCGCGCGGGGCGGGCTCCGGGCTGTCCGGCGGGGCCACCGCCCTCGACGGCGGCATCGTGGTGAGCACCGAGCGGATGCGCGCGATCACCGTCGACCCGGTCACCCGCACCGCCGTGGTGCAGCCCGGGCTGCTCAACGCCGAGGTCAAGCGCGCCGTCGCCGAGTACGGCCTGTGGTATCCGCCGGACCCGTCCTCGTTCGAGATGTGTTCGATCGGCGGCAACGCGGCGACCAACGCGGGCGGGCTGTGCTGCGTGAAGTACGGCGTCACCACCGACTACGTCCTCGGCATGGAAGTGGTGCTCGCCGACGGCACCCCGGTGCGCCTCGGCGGGCCACGCCTGAAGGACTCCGCGGGCTTGTCGCTGACCAAGCTGTTCGTGGGCAGCGAGGGCACGCTCGGCATCATCACCGAACTCACCCTGCGCCTGTTGCCCGCCCAGCCGCGGCAGAGCACCGTCGTGGCGAGCTTCGCCGACCTGTCCGCCGCCACCGAGGCCATCCTCGCCATCACCGCCGCGCTCCGGCCCTCGATGCTCGAGTTCATGGACAGCGTGGCGATCAACGCGGTCGAGGACGAATTGCGCATGGGATTGGACCGCTCGGCCGCCGCGCTGCTGGTCGCACGCTCCGACGCGCCGGGCGAGTTCGCCGCGCGGGAGGCCGAGCTGATGGCCGAGGCATGCGAGAAGTCCGGCGCCACCGAGGTTTTCCATACCGAGGACGCGCAGGAGGGCGAGGCGTTCACCGCGGCGCGGCGATTCGCCATCCCGGCGGTGGAGCGGCTCGGGCCGCTGCTGCTCGAGGACGTCGGGGTGCCGCTGCCGCGGCTCGGCGAGCTCGTCACCGGGATCGCCGAGATCGCCCGGCGCAACGAGGTCACCGTCTCGGTGATCGCGCACGCGGGCGACGGCAACACCCACCCGCTGATCGTGCACGACCCCACCGACGCCGACAACACCGCCCGCGCGCACCGCGCCTTCGGCGAGATCATGGAGCTGGCGATCGCCCTGGGCGGCACCATCACCGGCGAACACGGTGTCGGACGCTTGAAAAAGGCGTGGCTGCCCGATCAGCTCGGGCCGGACGTGATCGCGCTGACCAAGCGCATCAAGGACGCCCTCGACCCACACGGCATCCTCAACCCCGGCGCCATCCTCTGA
- a CDS encoding response regulator transcription factor: MTAVLLAEDDEAIAAPLSRALGREGYTVTVESFGPAVLRRALEGNHDLLILDLGLPGMDGLEVCRQVRARGADLAVLMLTARTDEVDFVVGLDAGADDYVGKPFRLAELLARVRALLRRSGIGDEAVEVGGIRLEPAARRVLVNGVEVGLANKEYELLKVLIDRAGQVVPRETILREVWGDAELRGSKTLDMHMSWLRRKIGDEGPMAERRIVTVRGVGFRLNTD; encoded by the coding sequence ATGACCGCCGTACTCCTGGCCGAAGACGACGAGGCCATCGCCGCCCCGCTGTCGCGCGCCCTGGGGCGGGAGGGCTACACCGTCACCGTGGAGAGCTTCGGCCCGGCCGTGCTGCGCCGGGCCCTGGAGGGCAATCACGATCTGCTCATCCTCGACCTCGGCCTGCCCGGAATGGACGGGCTCGAGGTGTGCCGCCAGGTCCGGGCCCGCGGCGCCGACCTGGCGGTGCTGATGCTCACCGCGCGCACCGACGAGGTCGACTTCGTGGTCGGCTTGGACGCCGGTGCCGACGACTACGTGGGCAAACCCTTCCGGCTCGCCGAACTGCTCGCCCGGGTCCGGGCCTTGTTGCGGCGCAGCGGCATCGGTGACGAGGCGGTGGAGGTCGGCGGCATCCGGCTGGAGCCGGCCGCGCGGCGGGTGCTGGTCAACGGCGTCGAGGTCGGTCTGGCGAACAAGGAATACGAGCTGCTCAAGGTGCTGATCGACCGGGCGGGCCAGGTGGTGCCGCGCGAGACGATCCTGCGCGAGGTCTGGGGCGACGCCGAACTGCGCGGGTCCAAGACCCTCGACATGCACATGTCGTGGTTGCGCCGCAAGATCGGCGACGAGGGCCCGATGGCCGAACGCCGCATCGTCACGGTGCGCGGTGTCGGCTTCCGGCTGAACACGGACTGA
- the purE gene encoding 5-(carboxyamino)imidazole ribonucleotide mutase has translation MDTAGPAVGLIMGSDSDWPTMEAAAEALAEFGVRFEVGVVSAHRTPQRMLDYARRAADRGVKVIIAGAGGAAHLPGMVASATPLPVIGVPVPLKYLDGMDSLLSIVQMPAGVPVATVSIGGARNAGLLAVRILAAPDPTLRARMEQFQADLEKLVLDKDEALRTKLLG, from the coding sequence ATGGACACCGCAGGCCCGGCCGTGGGGCTGATCATGGGCAGCGACTCGGACTGGCCGACGATGGAGGCCGCCGCCGAGGCGCTGGCCGAGTTCGGCGTCCGGTTCGAGGTGGGTGTCGTCTCCGCGCACCGCACCCCGCAGCGCATGCTCGACTACGCGCGCCGGGCCGCGGACCGCGGGGTGAAGGTGATCATCGCCGGTGCGGGCGGCGCCGCCCACCTGCCGGGCATGGTCGCCTCCGCCACCCCGCTGCCGGTGATCGGCGTGCCCGTGCCGCTGAAGTACCTCGACGGCATGGACTCCCTGCTGTCCATCGTGCAGATGCCCGCGGGCGTGCCCGTGGCCACCGTCTCCATCGGCGGCGCCCGCAACGCCGGCCTGCTCGCCGTCCGCATCCTCGCCGCCCCCGACCCCACCCTGCGCGCCCGCATGGAACAGTTCCAGGCCGACCTGGAAAAACTCGTCCTCGACAAGGACGAGGCCCTCCGCACCAAACTCCTCGGCTGA
- a CDS encoding TetR family transcriptional regulator, producing MSEESGRARVGVDPARFRLTVVDQALRLFADKGYEATTVDEIAEAAGISRRTFFRQFRSKEDVIFADHEAQLAAASAFLEAAQGDPWDAVCEAVVQVFERFTQWRDIAARRYRVVRRVPALREREIVTVFRYERLFTDYLRDRLPDSPDLARVQFTAAVTATHNYLLRRMVRGESDAGAADLRVELAAIPRGTERPAASDELVVAVFPRDLPPRRVADLLTRRLGSL from the coding sequence GTGAGCGAGGAGAGTGGGCGGGCGCGGGTGGGTGTGGATCCGGCGCGGTTCCGGTTGACGGTGGTGGATCAGGCGCTGCGGCTGTTCGCCGACAAGGGGTACGAGGCGACCACGGTCGACGAGATCGCGGAGGCGGCGGGGATCTCGCGGCGCACCTTCTTCCGGCAGTTCCGGTCCAAGGAGGACGTGATCTTCGCCGATCACGAGGCGCAGCTGGCCGCGGCGTCGGCGTTCCTGGAGGCGGCGCAGGGCGATCCGTGGGACGCCGTGTGCGAGGCCGTCGTGCAGGTCTTCGAGCGGTTCACCCAGTGGCGCGACATCGCCGCGCGCCGGTATCGCGTGGTGCGACGCGTGCCCGCGTTGCGCGAGCGCGAGATCGTCACGGTGTTCCGCTACGAGCGGCTGTTCACCGACTACCTGCGCGACCGGCTGCCGGATTCGCCCGATCTGGCCCGGGTCCAGTTCACCGCCGCGGTGACCGCCACGCACAACTACCTGTTGCGGCGCATGGTGCGGGGCGAGTCCGACGCCGGGGCGGCGGATCTGCGGGTGGAGCTGGCCGCCATTCCGCGCGGCACCGAGCGCCCGGCCGCGTCCGACGAACTGGTGGTGGCGGTGTTCCCGCGGGATCTGCCGCCGCGTCGCGTCGCCGACCTGCTCACCCGCAGACTGGGTAGTCTGTGA